A genomic region of Synechococcus sp. NOUM97013 contains the following coding sequences:
- the gyrA gene encoding DNA gyrase subunit A, with the protein MADPMGPGGGGPGDSDDRIIQTDLRNEMSRSYLEYAMSVIVGRALPDARDGLKPVHRRILYAMYELGLTSDRPYRKCARVVGEVLGKYHPHGDTAVYDALVRMAQSFSMSMPLIDGHGNFGSVDNDPPAAMRYTESRLQALTTDSLLEDIEAETVDFIDNFDGSQQEPTVLPSRIPQLLLNGSAGIAVGMATNIPPHNLGELIAGLLALIENPELDDQELMTLIPGPDFPTGGQILGRTGIRETYLSGRGSVTMRGVAEIETIEATGRPDRDAVIITALPYQTNKAAMIERIAEMVNDKKLEGISDIRDESDRDGMRIVVELRRDAYPQVVLNNLYKLTPLQSNFSAHMLALVNGEPILLTLRKMLEVFLDFRVETIERRTRYLLRKAEERDHILLGLLLALDQLDPIIALIRAASDTATAKQQLQDRHGLTDIQADAILQMQLRRLTALEADKIRLEHEDLVSKIADYKDILGRRERVFGLIQDELAQLRDRHAVPRRTEILDLGGGLEDIDLIANERSVVLVTETGYLKRMPVSEFEATSRGTRGKAGTRSQGEDAVKLFIGCNDHDTLLLFSDRGVSYALPAYRVPQCSRAAKGTPVVQLLPIPREEAITSLLAVSEFNDDTDLLMLTSGGFIKRTRLSAFSNIRSNGLIAINLEDGDALTWVRLAVPGDSVLIGSKAGMTIHFRLSDDELRPLGRTARGVRSMNLRDGDALVSMDVLPVELADQVAASNDDDDDAASEGPWVLVASAAGLGKRVPVTQFRLQKRAGMGLRAMKFRTDADELVGLRVLGAGEELLLVSEKGVIVRTSADAIPQQSRAATGVRLQKLDKGDRLLKVVLVPPQAEGDDADADDGVDVDADADAVAAPETNADAQDS; encoded by the coding sequence ATGGCGGATCCAATGGGGCCCGGCGGCGGCGGTCCCGGAGATTCGGACGATCGGATCATCCAGACGGATCTGCGCAACGAGATGTCGCGCTCGTACCTCGAGTACGCGATGAGCGTGATCGTGGGTCGGGCCCTGCCCGATGCCAGGGATGGCCTCAAGCCGGTGCACCGTCGCATCCTGTACGCGATGTACGAACTGGGTTTAACCAGCGATCGTCCGTACCGGAAATGCGCCCGTGTGGTCGGTGAAGTGCTGGGTAAGTACCACCCCCACGGCGACACCGCTGTCTACGACGCTCTGGTGCGCATGGCGCAGAGCTTCTCTATGTCGATGCCCCTCATCGATGGGCACGGAAACTTTGGCTCGGTGGATAATGACCCACCTGCTGCCATGCGATACACCGAATCGCGGCTGCAAGCGCTCACTACCGACAGCCTCCTTGAAGACATCGAGGCCGAGACCGTCGACTTCATCGACAACTTCGATGGATCGCAGCAGGAACCGACGGTGCTGCCGTCACGGATTCCTCAGCTGCTGCTCAATGGATCTGCCGGCATTGCTGTCGGCATGGCGACCAACATTCCGCCTCACAACCTCGGTGAGCTGATCGCCGGACTGTTGGCTCTGATCGAAAATCCCGAGCTCGACGATCAGGAGCTGATGACCCTGATTCCTGGTCCTGACTTCCCCACCGGCGGTCAGATCCTCGGTCGCACCGGGATCCGCGAGACCTACCTCAGTGGTCGCGGCTCCGTGACCATGCGTGGTGTCGCAGAGATCGAAACCATTGAGGCGACGGGCCGTCCTGACCGGGACGCCGTGATCATCACCGCGTTGCCGTACCAGACCAATAAGGCGGCGATGATCGAGCGCATCGCCGAAATGGTCAACGACAAGAAGCTCGAGGGCATCTCCGACATCCGCGATGAGAGTGATCGCGACGGCATGCGCATCGTGGTGGAGCTGCGCCGCGATGCCTACCCGCAGGTGGTGCTCAACAACCTCTACAAACTCACGCCCCTGCAGAGCAACTTCAGTGCCCACATGCTGGCGCTGGTGAACGGTGAGCCGATCCTGCTCACCCTGCGCAAGATGCTCGAGGTGTTCCTCGACTTCAGAGTCGAAACCATTGAGCGACGCACGCGCTACCTGCTGCGCAAGGCCGAGGAGCGTGATCACATCCTTCTCGGTTTGTTGCTGGCCCTTGATCAGCTGGATCCGATCATTGCGCTGATCCGTGCGGCATCCGACACGGCGACGGCAAAACAGCAGCTGCAAGACCGCCACGGACTCACGGACATTCAGGCGGACGCCATCCTGCAGATGCAGTTGCGGCGTCTCACTGCTCTCGAAGCCGACAAGATTCGCCTCGAGCATGAGGATCTTGTCTCCAAGATCGCCGACTACAAAGACATCCTTGGCAGGCGTGAGCGTGTGTTCGGCTTGATTCAAGACGAACTTGCTCAGCTCAGGGATCGCCATGCCGTGCCGAGGCGCACGGAAATCCTCGACCTCGGTGGTGGGCTGGAAGACATTGATCTGATCGCGAACGAGCGTTCCGTCGTTCTGGTCACCGAAACCGGTTACCTGAAGCGGATGCCGGTGAGTGAATTTGAAGCCACCAGCCGAGGCACGCGTGGCAAGGCCGGAACGCGCAGCCAGGGCGAAGACGCGGTCAAGCTGTTCATTGGCTGCAACGATCACGACACTCTGCTGCTGTTCAGCGACCGGGGTGTGTCTTATGCCCTGCCGGCTTATCGGGTTCCCCAGTGCAGCCGAGCCGCAAAGGGCACGCCCGTGGTGCAGCTCCTTCCCATCCCCAGAGAGGAGGCGATCACATCCCTGTTGGCTGTGTCTGAGTTCAACGACGACACCGATCTGCTGATGCTCACCAGCGGTGGCTTCATCAAGCGCACGCGCTTGTCGGCTTTCAGCAACATCCGCTCCAACGGTCTCATTGCGATCAACCTTGAGGACGGAGACGCACTCACCTGGGTGAGGCTGGCGGTTCCTGGCGACAGCGTGCTGATCGGGTCTAAGGCTGGAATGACCATCCATTTCCGCCTCAGTGACGATGAACTTAGGCCGCTCGGACGCACCGCCCGTGGCGTGCGCTCGATGAATCTCCGTGATGGCGATGCGCTGGTGAGCATGGACGTCTTGCCCGTTGAACTGGCGGATCAGGTGGCCGCCAGCAACGATGACGATGACGATGCCGCCAGTGAAGGTCCCTGGGTGCTGGTGGCCTCGGCCGCTGGTCTGGGCAAACGGGTCCCTGTGACGCAGTTCCGCCTTCAAAAACGTGCTGGTATGGGCCTGCGGGCGATGAAGTTCCGCACGGATGCCGATGAATTGGTGGGCCTGCGGGTGCTTGGTGCCGGCGAAGAGCTGTTGTTGGTGAGCGAGAAGGGAGTGATTGTGCGCACCAGTGCCGATGCCATCCCTCAGCAGTCCCGTGCAGCCACCGGCGTGCGTCTGCAAAAGCTCGACAAAGGCGATCGCTTGCTCAAGGTGGTGCTCGTGCCACCGCAGGCAGAAGGCGACGATGCCGATGCAGACGATGGCGTTGATGTGGACGCTGATGCTGATGCTGTTGCCGCACCGGAGACGAACGCTGATGCACAGGACAGCTGA
- the crtL gene encoding lycopene beta cyclase produces MDEPVDVLVLGGGPAALCIASELNQRGVAVAGIAPEPVDDPWPNTYGIWADELKAVGLEQLLEHRWIDTVSYFGEGGSTAQDQSHAHGIDYGLFDRAALQRYWLERADGVVWRQDTAERVEVRRAITHVSCGSGTTLQARLVIDASGSRTPHIRRPDQGPVAGQAAYGVVGRFSKPPIEAGRFVLMDYRCDHLSDEQHHEPPTFLYAMDLGNGVFFVEETSLALAPGVPYDVLKQRLQQRLDQRGVQITEVIHEEFCLFPMNLPLPDRRQPVLAFGGAASMVHPASGYMVGSLLRRGPGLAQALAEALTNPALGSAALAQRGWQALWPIELVLRHQLYQFGLGRLMGFNEALLRTHFATFFSLPREEWFGFLTNTLPLPRLMGVMLRLFALSPWELRRGLVLGMPATKL; encoded by the coding sequence TTGGATGAGCCGGTTGATGTGCTGGTGCTGGGGGGCGGTCCTGCTGCCCTCTGCATTGCTTCGGAATTGAACCAACGGGGGGTGGCTGTTGCCGGCATCGCCCCGGAACCGGTCGACGATCCCTGGCCGAACACCTACGGCATCTGGGCCGATGAACTCAAAGCGGTGGGGCTTGAGCAACTGCTGGAGCACCGCTGGATCGATACCGTCAGTTATTTCGGCGAAGGCGGCTCAACGGCTCAGGACCAGAGCCATGCCCATGGGATCGACTACGGCTTGTTCGATCGGGCGGCATTGCAGCGCTACTGGCTGGAGCGGGCTGATGGTGTGGTCTGGCGTCAAGACACGGCCGAACGGGTGGAGGTGCGACGTGCAATCACCCATGTCAGTTGCGGGTCGGGAACGACGTTGCAGGCGCGCTTGGTGATCGATGCCTCGGGCTCGCGCACGCCCCACATTCGCCGCCCGGATCAGGGGCCGGTGGCGGGCCAGGCGGCTTACGGCGTGGTGGGACGCTTCTCCAAGCCTCCGATCGAGGCGGGTCGGTTTGTGCTGATGGACTACCGCTGCGATCACCTCAGTGACGAGCAGCACCACGAACCGCCGACGTTTTTGTATGCGATGGATCTCGGCAATGGCGTGTTCTTCGTGGAAGAAACTTCCCTCGCCTTGGCCCCCGGGGTTCCCTACGACGTTCTCAAGCAACGGCTGCAGCAGCGCTTGGATCAACGCGGTGTGCAGATCACCGAGGTGATCCATGAGGAGTTCTGCCTCTTTCCGATGAACCTGCCGCTGCCGGATCGCCGTCAGCCTGTGTTGGCCTTCGGTGGTGCGGCAAGCATGGTGCATCCCGCCTCGGGCTACATGGTGGGATCGCTGTTGCGACGGGGGCCCGGCTTGGCTCAGGCACTGGCCGAGGCTCTTACGAATCCTGCCTTGGGTTCAGCGGCCTTGGCACAACGGGGTTGGCAGGCGCTCTGGCCCATCGAGCTGGTGCTTCGTCATCAGCTCTACCAATTTGGACTGGGGCGGTTGATGGGTTTCAACGAAGCGCTTTTGCGCACCCATTTCGCCACCTTCTTCTCCCTGCCGAGAGAGGAATGGTTTGGCTTCCTGACGAACACCTTGCCTTTGCCGCGCTTGATGGGCGTGATGCTGCGCCTGTTTGCGTTGTCTCCCTGGGAGTTGCGCAGAGGTTTGGTGTTGGGAATGCCGGCAACGAAGCTATAA
- a CDS encoding CAAD domain-containing protein has product MSSDNSPEIKGTEDTISSDAAEAGAVSATSKAAVNTETDAVIATSEKEITPNEPTASDASASEAAATPENQPKAEPPAPSTSKPAPAAQASAPAAQPSPPTPSIAERVQVPAQAPSGASDESGGEWEMLSGRIKDFWEANNLVEWWQSLRQPLVLVGVLIGLILTLRIYGGILDAIATVPLAPRMFQLVGAIYSAWYAATRLVKSDERKKVSRNLQDIWNSIRGGGKG; this is encoded by the coding sequence ATGTCGTCCGACAACTCCCCGGAAATCAAGGGCACCGAGGACACCATCAGCAGCGACGCAGCTGAAGCAGGCGCGGTCAGCGCAACTTCCAAGGCAGCGGTCAACACGGAAACGGACGCGGTGATCGCCACCTCTGAGAAAGAAATCACCCCAAACGAACCCACGGCATCAGACGCCAGCGCGAGCGAAGCGGCTGCGACCCCAGAGAACCAGCCAAAGGCAGAGCCTCCAGCCCCGTCGACAAGCAAGCCGGCACCAGCTGCGCAGGCATCAGCCCCAGCGGCTCAGCCCAGCCCGCCAACCCCTTCGATCGCAGAACGCGTCCAAGTGCCGGCGCAGGCGCCGAGTGGAGCCAGCGACGAGAGCGGCGGCGAATGGGAGATGCTTTCGGGACGGATCAAAGACTTCTGGGAAGCCAACAACCTTGTGGAGTGGTGGCAGAGCCTGCGCCAGCCCCTGGTTCTGGTTGGCGTTCTGATCGGGCTGATCCTCACCCTGAGGATCTATGGGGGCATCCTCGATGCCATTGCCACCGTGCCCCTCGCACCGCGCATGTTCCAGCTGGTCGGAGCAATTTATTCCGCCTGGTATGCCGCGACGCGACTGGTGAAAAGCGATGAGCGCAAGAAGGTCTCCCGCAACCTTCAGGACATCTGGAACAGCATCCGCGGAGGCGGCAAGGGATAG
- a CDS encoding autotransporter outer membrane beta-barrel domain-containing protein yields the protein MTASSRLLWGGCLLFALSASCNQLVLAQSVGEPGVESGESISENKNSSNPLDFEKNGTLGPEGLSSSYPTLIDYRNFNTAFLIGNDVIEILQKLNFGAAQANDGDFGSEASKLVDERYVNPGQVPEVPFGSMFVTGEGSNLQIGQYLHFSTQCQDSQAKPAGCPSKGEINQSPVSSNDYVDVGGQLTISYSGNNVVNRGFRTFGGNDVVLIRTTGDVNIDADFDLGGGNDQLNLQGLMTVGSDFIAGNGNDQIEMPVGSYLDVRGDLILGDGRDRFISRGKIKVAGDLNAGTGDDLVEIRGESTVGYGSLMVEGSVELGEGNDTFLLKAPLDLQYSPSEIKKRLFFDVGDDVLDVRLASTRLLVGAESDRKEKNYNINFGEGNDTLINKGDVFSGWGIVFNGGDVDDQSGEWGDLIINYENAKISTYAGINFSGSGRGTIDNRGTIEVGLDQARQIIFGVGNDRIINRNGGVINVKGNIRMGDGDDLILNDGVMAATRGIDMGSGNDMVRLGGECFSSDGKFSQCITLDNGQFVDGGAGRDTLEFSDSSFSSNIPFGVDASQPSSFSLQLINAAVISDRFVNFENLIQGEGRYQYEGDFSSNFESVVVRNGIFVASEKSPATFENLVLESDGTIIVGMINSGSDSDDQAPIVVTGEKGFVYSSGSFVISADQQDDPEGSYFVIQGNVINAKALAANVSLVYDCDLDNADCTQQQFSGLGPENGVDSALRDVYLEEGSLQIVVEPKESAPFPIKPDPLPGCDVGDDLCDVISDVDGDQDDATDQEEESSADAIDGLIDGLVEDKIDLPLINYGTLARLVTSGLLPRNVDAPGRSLFNYNNLLVDTVFERLPLRQFQPVEVSAVVNEEAVMEEPAPVAEPVCGLWSQQPGMQEEQVQAFVGQQIAQAEELVETSIAMEIDAVGYVEDPSLTAQYANRDGVRAWYRGFGGDLGPTTTSTLYGDYNASASGMVLGADVSIGSNVQIGAFANYGDVSLYQFSGETGSGAWSPTGWGGGVTADWWSDNFYVQGLISASSFSGSQSRNIIAINEQLGDDTARGEKNVTSYAYALRLGAPFQSGSLLLEPQFTAAWTQNRESGFKENGANQLNLRYSNRTTNFLQTELGMRLALPIKSGERGEWVPNLRVAWLGDWDMSNEDQSIGYVFTDKTVGVAPLENDQNGVLIEAGLDYTMANINSGSWKLYVRGGAEVWGGERGTDWRASGGMTWQF from the coding sequence ATGACGGCGTCTTCCAGGTTGTTGTGGGGCGGATGTCTGCTGTTTGCTCTGTCTGCGTCCTGCAATCAGCTGGTTCTTGCTCAGTCTGTGGGCGAACCAGGTGTGGAGTCGGGTGAGTCGATCAGCGAAAATAAGAATTCATCGAACCCTCTAGATTTCGAGAAAAATGGAACATTGGGACCAGAAGGTCTCAGCTCTTCCTACCCAACCCTGATTGATTACAGAAATTTTAATACTGCCTTTTTGATTGGTAACGATGTTATCGAGATTCTGCAAAAACTTAATTTTGGTGCTGCTCAGGCCAATGATGGTGACTTTGGCTCAGAAGCTTCCAAGCTAGTCGATGAGCGTTATGTCAATCCTGGCCAAGTCCCTGAGGTGCCTTTTGGTTCAATGTTCGTGACGGGAGAAGGTAGCAATTTGCAGATTGGCCAATATCTACACTTTTCAACGCAATGTCAGGATTCACAAGCGAAGCCTGCTGGTTGCCCTTCCAAAGGTGAGATTAATCAATCTCCAGTCAGCTCAAATGACTACGTGGATGTCGGTGGGCAATTAACAATTTCTTACAGTGGAAATAATGTTGTGAATCGGGGGTTTCGAACCTTTGGAGGGAATGACGTTGTCTTAATCAGGACAACAGGTGATGTCAATATTGATGCTGACTTTGATTTGGGTGGTGGTAACGATCAGCTGAATCTGCAGGGGCTGATGACCGTTGGTTCGGATTTTATTGCTGGTAACGGTAACGACCAGATTGAGATGCCGGTTGGTAGTTACCTTGACGTTCGAGGTGACCTGATATTGGGTGATGGCCGGGATCGATTCATTTCCCGGGGCAAGATCAAGGTCGCTGGTGATTTAAATGCGGGCACTGGTGATGATCTAGTTGAGATTAGAGGAGAGAGTACTGTTGGCTATGGATCACTCATGGTTGAAGGCAGTGTTGAGCTTGGAGAAGGAAATGACACCTTCTTGCTCAAAGCCCCGCTGGATCTGCAGTACTCACCCTCTGAAATCAAAAAAAGATTGTTTTTTGATGTTGGTGATGATGTACTCGATGTGAGGCTCGCATCAACAAGGCTTTTGGTTGGTGCTGAAAGCGACAGAAAAGAGAAAAATTATAATATTAATTTCGGCGAAGGAAATGATACCTTGATTAATAAGGGGGATGTTTTTAGTGGTTGGGGGATTGTCTTCAATGGAGGAGATGTTGACGATCAAAGTGGTGAGTGGGGCGATTTAATCATTAATTATGAGAACGCAAAAATTTCCACTTATGCAGGAATCAATTTCAGTGGAAGTGGCCGTGGGACGATCGATAATCGGGGAACCATTGAGGTTGGCCTGGATCAAGCGAGGCAGATTATTTTTGGCGTAGGTAATGACCGAATCATCAATCGCAATGGTGGCGTCATCAATGTCAAAGGCAACATCAGAATGGGTGATGGTGATGATCTGATACTCAATGATGGCGTCATGGCTGCCACAAGAGGCATTGACATGGGTTCCGGCAATGACATGGTCAGGCTTGGAGGTGAATGCTTTTCATCAGATGGCAAATTCAGTCAATGCATCACGCTTGACAATGGTCAGTTTGTTGATGGAGGTGCTGGACGCGATACGCTCGAATTCAGTGATTCAAGTTTTTCGAGTAATATCCCTTTTGGCGTTGATGCATCTCAGCCGTCATCGTTCAGTCTTCAGCTGATTAATGCTGCTGTTATTTCGGATCGGTTCGTCAATTTCGAAAATCTGATTCAAGGTGAAGGCCGCTATCAATATGAGGGAGATTTTTCGAGCAATTTTGAAAGCGTTGTTGTCCGTAATGGTATTTTTGTTGCGAGTGAGAAGTCTCCAGCAACGTTTGAAAATCTCGTGTTGGAGTCCGATGGCACAATCATTGTTGGCATGATCAATTCGGGGTCTGATAGTGATGATCAGGCGCCGATTGTTGTTACGGGTGAAAAGGGATTTGTGTATTCCTCTGGAAGTTTCGTCATTAGTGCTGATCAGCAAGATGATCCAGAGGGCTCTTATTTTGTAATACAAGGTAATGTGATAAATGCAAAGGCTCTTGCTGCCAATGTGTCACTTGTGTATGACTGTGATTTGGACAATGCAGATTGCACTCAGCAACAGTTTTCAGGGCTCGGTCCGGAGAATGGTGTTGATTCTGCGTTGAGAGATGTCTATCTCGAAGAAGGGTCGCTGCAAATTGTTGTCGAACCTAAAGAATCCGCACCGTTTCCGATTAAGCCGGATCCGTTGCCTGGGTGTGATGTTGGTGATGATCTTTGTGATGTCATTAGCGATGTTGATGGTGATCAAGATGATGCAACTGATCAAGAGGAAGAGTCGTCGGCTGATGCGATCGATGGTTTGATTGATGGCTTGGTTGAGGATAAAATTGACCTGCCATTAATTAATTATGGAACTCTCGCCCGCCTAGTCACCAGTGGTTTGTTGCCGCGCAATGTGGATGCGCCGGGGCGGAGCTTGTTCAACTACAACAATTTGCTGGTGGACACGGTGTTCGAACGGTTGCCGTTGCGCCAGTTCCAGCCTGTTGAGGTGTCGGCGGTGGTGAACGAGGAGGCAGTGATGGAGGAGCCTGCGCCGGTGGCTGAGCCTGTATGTGGCTTGTGGAGCCAGCAGCCGGGCATGCAAGAGGAGCAGGTGCAAGCGTTTGTGGGCCAACAGATTGCGCAAGCTGAGGAGTTGGTGGAGACGTCGATCGCGATGGAGATCGATGCTGTGGGTTATGTCGAGGATCCATCGCTGACGGCGCAATACGCCAACCGAGATGGTGTGCGGGCTTGGTATCGCGGCTTTGGTGGTGATTTGGGCCCCACCACAACATCAACGCTCTATGGCGATTACAACGCCAGTGCCAGCGGCATGGTTCTGGGCGCGGATGTGTCGATTGGATCGAACGTGCAGATCGGCGCCTTCGCCAACTATGGCGATGTGTCGCTCTATCAGTTTTCTGGTGAGACCGGTTCGGGTGCCTGGAGTCCCACTGGGTGGGGCGGGGGCGTGACCGCCGACTGGTGGAGTGACAATTTCTATGTACAGGGTCTGATCTCGGCGTCGAGTTTTTCGGGCAGCCAGTCGCGCAACATCATTGCGATCAATGAGCAGTTAGGTGATGACACCGCGCGTGGCGAGAAGAACGTCACCAGCTATGCCTACGCCCTGCGGTTGGGAGCACCGTTCCAGAGCGGCAGTCTGCTGCTGGAGCCGCAGTTCACCGCGGCCTGGACGCAGAACCGGGAGAGCGGTTTCAAGGAGAACGGAGCGAATCAGCTGAACCTGCGCTACAGCAATCGCACCACTAATTTTCTGCAGACGGAACTGGGCATGAGGCTGGCGTTGCCGATCAAGAGCGGCGAGCGAGGTGAATGGGTGCCGAATCTGCGTGTGGCCTGGCTGGGTGATTGGGATATGAGTAATGAGGATCAATCGATTGGCTATGTCTTCACCGACAAAACAGTTGGTGTGGCACCGCTGGAAAACGATCAGAACGGTGTGCTGATTGAAGCGGGCTTGGATTACACGATGGCCAACATCAACAGCGGTTCCTGGAAGCTGTATGTGCGTGGTGGCGCTGAGGTGTGGGGCGGCGAGCGGGGAACGGACTGGCGCGCCAGCGGCGGCATGACCTGGCAGTTCTGA
- a CDS encoding GuaB3 family IMP dehydrogenase-related protein, producing MDIQLGRSKVVRRAYGIDEIALVPGGRTVDPEVTDTSWSLGGINREIPIIASAMDGVVDVGMAVKLSQLGALGVINLEGVQTRYEDPNTVLDRIAAVGKDEFVPLMQEIYSQPVQEALIRKRIQDVKAQGGIAAVSGTPVAAMRFGKAIAEAGADLFFVQATVVSTNHIGPEGQETLDLEALCRDMGVPVVIGNCVTYDVALQLMRAGAAGVMVGIGPGAACTSRGVLGVGIPQATAVADCAAARDDFQKETGRYVPIVADGGIVTGGDICKCIACGADAVMIGSPIARAEEAPGRGFHWGMATPSPVLPRGTRINVGSTGTLERILRGPAKLDDGTHNLLGCLKTSMGTLGARTIKEMQQVDVVVAPSLLTEGKVYQKAQQLGMGK from the coding sequence GTGGACATTCAGCTCGGACGCTCAAAGGTTGTACGTCGGGCCTACGGCATCGACGAAATCGCCTTGGTGCCCGGCGGCCGGACCGTTGATCCGGAAGTGACCGACACCAGCTGGAGCCTCGGGGGAATCAACCGCGAGATTCCGATCATCGCCAGCGCCATGGATGGCGTTGTGGACGTTGGCATGGCCGTGAAGCTGTCTCAGCTGGGCGCTCTCGGCGTGATCAACCTCGAAGGCGTACAGACCCGTTACGAAGATCCGAACACCGTTCTTGACCGCATCGCCGCTGTGGGCAAGGACGAGTTCGTGCCTCTGATGCAGGAGATCTACAGCCAGCCTGTCCAGGAAGCGTTGATCCGCAAGCGCATCCAGGACGTCAAGGCCCAGGGAGGCATCGCAGCGGTGAGCGGCACCCCTGTGGCGGCCATGCGCTTTGGCAAAGCCATCGCGGAAGCCGGTGCCGACCTGTTCTTTGTTCAGGCCACAGTGGTCTCCACCAACCACATTGGCCCCGAAGGACAGGAAACCCTTGATCTCGAGGCGCTGTGCCGTGACATGGGTGTTCCCGTGGTGATCGGCAACTGCGTCACCTACGACGTGGCGCTACAGCTGATGCGTGCTGGTGCTGCCGGCGTGATGGTGGGCATTGGCCCTGGCGCCGCCTGCACCTCCCGCGGCGTGCTTGGCGTCGGCATTCCTCAGGCAACAGCGGTCGCGGACTGCGCCGCAGCCCGGGATGACTTCCAAAAGGAAACGGGTCGCTATGTGCCGATCGTGGCCGATGGCGGCATCGTGACCGGTGGCGACATCTGTAAATGCATTGCCTGTGGCGCCGATGCCGTGATGATCGGCTCGCCGATCGCGCGGGCGGAAGAAGCGCCAGGCCGCGGCTTCCACTGGGGCATGGCCACACCCAGCCCTGTGCTTCCCCGCGGCACGCGCATCAACGTCGGCAGCACAGGGACCCTGGAAAGAATCCTGCGTGGGCCGGCCAAGCTGGATGACGGCACCCACAACCTGCTGGGCTGCTTGAAAACATCCATGGGCACGCTGGGTGCCCGCACGATTAAGGAAATGCAGCAGGTGGACGTGGTGGTGGCCCCATCACTACTCACCGAAGGCAAGGTGTATCAAAAAGCCCAGCAACTAGGCATGGGCAAGTAG